The Trinickia acidisoli genome includes a window with the following:
- a CDS encoding H-NS histone family protein: MSSYKELLAQREKLEKQIEEAKAREYAEVLNEIKQKMADYGITLAELGGGRGKHAKVGRPRAGVAPKYRDPASGNTWSGRGKPPRWIAGQDRDQFLIQK, translated from the coding sequence ATGTCTTCTTACAAGGAACTTCTCGCCCAACGAGAGAAGCTGGAGAAGCAGATCGAAGAGGCGAAGGCGCGCGAATACGCCGAAGTGCTGAACGAGATCAAACAGAAAATGGCTGACTACGGCATTACACTTGCCGAACTCGGCGGCGGTCGCGGCAAGCATGCCAAGGTGGGTCGTCCTCGCGCCGGCGTTGCGCCGAAATATCGCGATCCGGCGAGCGGCAATACATGGTCGGGCCGCGGCAAGCCGCCCCGGTGGATTGCCGGTCAGGATCGCGATCAGTTCCTGATTCAAAAGTAA
- a CDS encoding AAA family ATPase: MTTAVVKQEIAVASFSKLYDLDRVETALNELNESANEALRTTYEKMLKVGNLRFCVKPNRMPAIDALIDALPNFADPLEDVRRQVALCVETEDRLELMPILLLGDPGIGKTHFAKALARLLGTSHQYVAMSSLTAGWILSGASSQWKNAKPGKVFETLVNGSYANPVIVVDEIDKASGDSQYDPLGALYALLEYETAQAFIDEFAEVPINAGQVIWVATANDERAIPAPILSRMSVYEIAPPDRDGARRIAQTIYDEIRTAHSWGRRFPERLGDDALEALACTSPRDMRRALLHAFGAARIDGRDIVRADDIRPERGARRRPIGF, encoded by the coding sequence ATGACGACAGCCGTGGTGAAACAGGAAATCGCAGTGGCGTCGTTCAGCAAGCTGTACGACCTCGATCGGGTCGAAACCGCGCTGAACGAACTGAACGAAAGTGCGAACGAAGCGCTGCGCACAACCTACGAAAAGATGCTCAAGGTCGGCAACCTGCGGTTTTGCGTCAAGCCGAACCGCATGCCGGCGATCGATGCGCTGATCGACGCGCTGCCGAACTTCGCCGATCCGCTCGAGGATGTGCGCCGGCAGGTCGCGCTGTGCGTCGAAACGGAGGACCGGCTCGAGCTGATGCCGATCCTGCTGCTCGGCGATCCGGGCATCGGCAAAACGCACTTCGCCAAGGCGCTCGCGCGTCTGCTCGGCACCTCGCACCAGTATGTCGCGATGAGTTCGTTGACGGCGGGATGGATTCTGTCGGGCGCCTCGTCGCAGTGGAAGAATGCGAAGCCCGGCAAAGTCTTCGAAACCCTCGTCAACGGCAGCTATGCGAATCCCGTGATCGTCGTCGACGAAATCGACAAAGCGAGCGGCGACTCGCAATACGATCCGCTCGGCGCACTTTATGCGTTGCTCGAATACGAAACCGCGCAGGCGTTCATCGACGAGTTCGCCGAAGTCCCGATCAATGCCGGCCAGGTCATCTGGGTCGCGACGGCCAACGACGAGCGCGCGATTCCCGCGCCGATCCTGAGCCGCATGAGCGTCTACGAGATCGCGCCGCCCGATCGCGACGGCGCGCGCCGCATTGCGCAGACGATCTACGACGAAATCCGTACGGCGCATAGCTGGGGCCGGCGCTTCCCGGAGCGGCTCGGCGACGACGCCCTCGAAGCGCTCGCGTGCACCTCGCCGCGCGACATGCGCCGCGCGCTGCTGCATGCATTCGGCGCGGCCCGCATCGATGGCCGCGACATCGTGCGCGCCGACGACATCCGCCCCGAGCGAGGCGCTCGCCGCCGGCCGATCGGTTTCTGA
- a CDS encoding dienelactone hydrolase family protein, with protein sequence MSVTTRWIEIDAGGGEHYDGYLALPRAGKGPGVIIVQEIFGVNAHIRSVAEQYALAGYVALAPDIFWRSERRVELGYEGADRDKALAILKSLDVDKTAADLGAAASTLRAQPETAGKIGATGFCFGGQLAYLMAARGTVDAAVSYYGGGIQNKLDEAEHIRVPMLFHYAEHDSSIPQTAVAQVKQRFAGHANAQFHDYPGVGHGFNCSDRAAYDQHASALAHGRTLAFLSSNL encoded by the coding sequence ATGAGCGTAACGACCCGATGGATTGAAATCGATGCTGGCGGCGGCGAGCACTACGATGGGTACCTAGCCCTGCCGCGCGCCGGCAAAGGCCCCGGTGTCATCATCGTGCAAGAAATCTTCGGCGTGAACGCGCATATTCGGTCGGTGGCCGAGCAATATGCGCTGGCGGGCTATGTCGCGCTCGCACCCGACATTTTTTGGCGCAGCGAACGGCGCGTGGAACTCGGCTATGAAGGCGCCGACCGCGACAAGGCGCTTGCGATACTCAAGAGCCTCGACGTCGACAAGACGGCGGCTGACCTCGGCGCCGCGGCAAGCACGTTGCGCGCACAGCCCGAAACGGCCGGCAAGATCGGCGCGACCGGGTTCTGCTTCGGCGGACAGCTAGCCTACTTGATGGCGGCACGCGGGACGGTCGACGCGGCTGTCTCTTACTATGGCGGCGGGATTCAGAACAAGCTCGACGAAGCGGAGCACATCCGCGTGCCGATGCTTTTCCATTATGCGGAGCACGATTCGTCGATCCCGCAGACGGCCGTCGCCCAGGTCAAGCAGCGCTTCGCGGGGCACGCGAACGCGCAGTTCCACGACTATCCGGGCGTCGGGCACGGCTTCAACTGCTCCGACCGCGCCGCCTACGATCAGCATGCCTCCGCGCTCGCGCACGGGCGCACGCTGGCGTTTCTCTCGTCGAACTTGTAA
- a CDS encoding Lrp/AsnC family transcriptional regulator, with the protein MALDTFSQKILRLLQLDARRSVQEISDQVGLSSTPCWRRIKDMEQSGIIQRYTALLDREKLGLHVCALAHIHLMRHTEGGVEAFEREISTCPEVTECYSTTGEADYILKIVAPDIKAYDAFLHDRIFKIPAVAQVRTSVVLREIKFDTQLPL; encoded by the coding sequence ATGGCACTCGACACGTTTTCTCAAAAAATCTTGCGCCTGTTGCAGCTCGATGCGCGACGTTCGGTGCAGGAGATTTCCGATCAAGTCGGGCTGTCGAGTACGCCGTGCTGGCGACGCATCAAGGACATGGAGCAATCGGGCATCATTCAGCGCTATACGGCGCTGCTCGATCGCGAAAAACTCGGGTTGCATGTCTGCGCGCTGGCTCACATTCATTTGATGCGGCACACGGAAGGCGGGGTTGAAGCGTTCGAGCGCGAGATCTCCACCTGCCCCGAAGTGACCGAGTGCTACAGCACGACGGGCGAAGCCGATTACATCCTCAAGATCGTCGCGCCGGACATCAAAGCCTACGACGCGTTCCTACACGATCGCATCTTCAAGATTCCCGCCGTCGCGCAAGTGCGCACGAGCGTCGTGCTGCGCGAAATCAAATTCGATACGCAGTTGCCGCTTTGA
- a CDS encoding HugZ family pyridoxamine 5'-phosphate oxidase: protein MNISAYAPLHLLHRKPTGALATHAREPLGYPYPTALPFAPDAKHRPVVLVSRLAEHARNLEADPRAGFLVVDAPPNDDVLNGERLTLLGHFTPGGLEPALVRRYLRYHPDAERYLALGDFSFHVLEIERMRYIGGFGAMGWLDADELDPLEPLTDEDETALIEYFDRHVSRPSIVRLAGVDRYGADLKVHGQRRRYAFDSAKNDMSALERALAQCIADHVD, encoded by the coding sequence ATGAACATTTCCGCATACGCACCGCTGCATCTATTGCATCGTAAGCCCACGGGCGCACTGGCGACGCATGCGCGCGAGCCGCTCGGCTATCCGTACCCGACGGCGCTGCCGTTCGCGCCCGATGCCAAGCATCGGCCCGTCGTCCTCGTGAGTCGTCTGGCCGAACATGCGCGCAATCTCGAAGCCGACCCGCGCGCGGGTTTTCTCGTCGTCGATGCGCCACCGAACGATGACGTTCTGAATGGCGAACGCCTGACGCTGCTGGGTCACTTCACACCAGGCGGGCTCGAGCCTGCGCTCGTGCGCCGCTATTTACGCTATCACCCCGACGCCGAACGTTATCTCGCACTCGGGGATTTTTCGTTTCACGTGCTCGAAATCGAACGTATGCGATACATCGGCGGATTCGGCGCAATGGGCTGGCTCGATGCCGACGAACTCGATCCACTCGAACCTTTGACGGACGAAGACGAAACGGCACTGATCGAATATTTCGACCGCCACGTGAGCCGTCCGTCGATCGTGCGATTGGCTGGCGTCGACCGATACGGCGCGGATTTGAAAGTGCACGGACAGCGTCGACGCTATGCGTTCGATTCGGCAAAAAACGATATGTCCGCGCTTGAACGCGCGCTTGCGCAGTGCATTGCCGATCACGTCGATTAG
- a CDS encoding exonuclease, whose amino-acid sequence MTSEIYVSTDIEADGPIPGPHSMLSFASAAYTEDKQLIGTFSANLETLPGAQAHPVQEAWWKTQPEAWAACRADLRRPEEALVAYVEWVEALPGKPVFVGMPAGFDFSFMFWYMMRFAARCPFSWSALDIKTLAFAMTGLPYRKCIKPRMPKHWFDDHPHTHVALDDAIEQGALFCNMLKDLRVWQKTFSTAAPARARTATADANGAGQNDAESPPN is encoded by the coding sequence ATGACATCCGAGATCTACGTCAGCACCGACATCGAGGCCGACGGCCCGATTCCCGGCCCGCACTCGATGCTGAGCTTCGCATCGGCCGCCTATACCGAGGACAAGCAACTCATCGGCACGTTCTCGGCCAATCTCGAAACGCTGCCGGGTGCGCAAGCGCATCCGGTGCAGGAAGCCTGGTGGAAAACGCAGCCCGAAGCGTGGGCCGCCTGCCGCGCCGATCTGCGTCGCCCCGAGGAAGCGCTCGTGGCTTACGTCGAATGGGTCGAAGCGCTGCCGGGCAAGCCGGTGTTCGTCGGCATGCCGGCCGGCTTCGATTTCTCGTTCATGTTTTGGTACATGATGCGCTTCGCCGCGCGCTGTCCGTTCTCGTGGTCGGCACTCGACATCAAGACGCTCGCCTTCGCCATGACGGGCCTGCCCTATCGCAAGTGCATCAAGCCGCGTATGCCCAAGCACTGGTTCGACGATCACCCGCATACGCACGTCGCCCTCGACGACGCGATCGAACAAGGGGCCCTCTTCTGCAACATGCTCAAGGATTTACGCGTTTGGCAGAAGACGTTCTCCACGGCGGCACCGGCGCGGGCACGCACCGCCACAGCCGACGCAAATGGAGCAGGACAAAACGACGCCGAGAGCCCGCCAAATTAG
- a CDS encoding cation diffusion facilitator family transporter, with product MHPHTVEVESGEKQAVARKSTFASVGANVVLMSLQVTIGLFAHSQALIADGVHSLADLISDFIVLVANRASAEKPDADHNYGHGRYETVASLFLGALLVTVGVGMLWRAGTRLANLENIPAVHVSALFVALLVLVSKESLFRYMLRQAQRVRSAMLIANAWHARSDAASSLVVAVGIVGSLFGVRLLDPIAAAIVGFLVARMGWVFGWDALQDLSDRALDDVATTDIRKLLMATPGVRDVHELRTRKMGDLALVDAHILVDPLISVSEGHYIAESARARVMTNNRVLDALIHVDPENDAVAHPPARLPTRAAVAALVDTELAKYGLRAAGLNVHYLSTGLDLDITLAADALADREHDAELIDRIDLTALKGKLGARNVTLQRELGAAKVRASGHA from the coding sequence ATGCATCCTCATACCGTCGAAGTCGAATCCGGAGAAAAGCAAGCCGTCGCACGCAAAAGCACGTTTGCGAGCGTGGGGGCCAACGTCGTCCTGATGAGCTTGCAGGTCACGATTGGTTTGTTCGCGCACTCGCAAGCGCTGATCGCCGACGGCGTGCATTCGCTCGCCGATCTGATTTCCGATTTCATCGTGCTGGTGGCGAATCGTGCCAGCGCGGAAAAACCCGATGCGGACCATAACTACGGGCACGGCCGATACGAGACGGTGGCGTCGCTGTTTCTCGGCGCGCTACTCGTGACGGTCGGCGTCGGCATGCTTTGGCGCGCCGGCACGCGTCTCGCAAACCTGGAAAACATCCCGGCCGTCCACGTCAGCGCGCTCTTCGTGGCCTTGCTCGTGCTCGTATCGAAGGAATCGCTGTTCCGCTACATGCTGCGGCAAGCCCAACGCGTTCGTTCGGCGATGCTGATCGCAAACGCCTGGCACGCGCGTTCGGACGCGGCTTCATCGCTCGTCGTTGCGGTCGGTATCGTCGGTAGCTTGTTCGGCGTGCGTTTGCTCGACCCGATCGCGGCCGCGATCGTCGGCTTCCTCGTCGCGCGGATGGGTTGGGTGTTCGGCTGGGATGCGCTGCAAGACCTTTCCGACCGCGCACTCGACGACGTCGCGACGACGGACATCCGCAAGCTTCTGATGGCGACGCCGGGCGTGCGCGACGTGCACGAGTTGCGCACGCGCAAAATGGGCGACCTCGCACTCGTCGATGCGCACATCCTCGTCGACCCGCTGATCTCCGTCTCGGAAGGGCACTACATCGCGGAATCGGCGCGCGCGCGCGTCATGACCAACAACCGCGTACTCGACGCACTGATTCACGTCGACCCGGAAAACGACGCCGTGGCGCATCCGCCCGCGCGGCTGCCGACGCGCGCGGCGGTCGCGGCGCTCGTCGATACCGAGCTAGCGAAATACGGGCTGCGCGCCGCGGGGCTCAACGTGCATTATCTGAGCACCGGGCTCGATCTCGACATTACGCTTGCAGCCGATGCGCTCGCCGACCGCGAACACGACGCCGAGCTGATCGACCGCATCGACCTGACCGCGCTGAAAGGGAAATTGGGTGCGCGCAACGTCACGCTGCAGCGTGAGCTTGGGGCGGCGAAGGTTCGCGCTTCGGGGCATGCCTGA
- a CDS encoding MFS transporter codes for MALFFIAGMGYASWGVHVPTVRDKFHLDPAALSLALFVLTGGSIAATVSNAKWIARVGTRRACLVGGLVMSVSMALILVAPTYETLLPVLATFGAGLATMDVAMNAEASAVEQALGRPIMSSLHGMFSIGGMFGAAAGGLALAHGIASALHMLLAAVVIATVLALACPSVLPHVPHAEGHHESARSSRWRSPVLWALGAVALIALIAEGAMYDWAAVYMRDVVRSSPAFASAGYAAFTGAMAAGRFAGDAVRARFGAVQLVAVSASLACAGMIAALVLPFSVTALLGFAMMGLGLANMMPVLFAAAMRVKGIHAAEGLAHVASIAYVGLLFGPVLIGGVAQATNLSVGLSVVALCAALVAFVGPRVLRKLGV; via the coding sequence ATGGCACTCTTTTTTATCGCCGGTATGGGGTACGCCTCTTGGGGCGTGCACGTGCCGACCGTGCGCGACAAGTTCCACCTGGACCCGGCGGCGCTCTCGCTCGCGCTGTTCGTTCTGACCGGCGGCTCGATCGCGGCCACCGTCAGCAATGCGAAATGGATCGCGCGCGTCGGCACGCGCCGCGCCTGTCTCGTGGGTGGGCTCGTCATGTCGGTCAGCATGGCACTGATTTTAGTCGCGCCGACGTACGAAACGCTGTTGCCCGTGCTCGCCACCTTCGGCGCGGGCCTGGCGACGATGGACGTGGCGATGAACGCCGAAGCGAGCGCCGTCGAGCAAGCGCTCGGGCGGCCCATCATGTCTTCGCTGCACGGCATGTTCAGTATCGGCGGGATGTTCGGCGCCGCCGCCGGCGGTCTAGCGCTCGCGCACGGCATCGCGAGCGCGCTGCACATGCTGCTGGCCGCCGTCGTCATTGCGACCGTGCTCGCGCTCGCTTGTCCCTCGGTGCTGCCGCACGTGCCGCACGCCGAAGGTCATCACGAAAGCGCCCGCTCGAGCCGCTGGCGCTCGCCCGTGCTGTGGGCGCTTGGCGCCGTCGCGCTCATCGCGCTGATCGCCGAAGGGGCGATGTACGACTGGGCCGCGGTCTACATGCGCGACGTCGTGCGCTCGAGCCCGGCCTTCGCCAGCGCCGGTTATGCCGCATTCACGGGCGCGATGGCCGCCGGGCGATTCGCCGGCGATGCCGTGCGCGCCCGCTTCGGGGCCGTGCAGCTCGTGGCGGTGAGCGCCTCGCTGGCCTGCGCCGGGATGATTGCCGCGCTCGTGTTGCCGTTCTCGGTCACGGCGTTGCTCGGCTTCGCGATGATGGGGCTCGGGCTCGCCAACATGATGCCCGTGCTGTTCGCGGCCGCCATGCGCGTGAAAGGCATCCACGCCGCCGAAGGGCTCGCGCACGTCGCGAGCATCGCCTATGTCGGCTTGCTGTTCGGGCCCGTGCTCATCGGCGGCGTCGCGCAAGCGACGAACCTGTCTGTCGGGCTTTCGGTGGTGGCGCTGTGCGCGGCGCTCGTCGCCTTCGTCGGGCCGCGTGTGCTTAGAAAGCTAGGCGTTTGA
- a CDS encoding branched-chain amino acid ABC transporter substrate-binding protein, protein MNIKMQKLLPITAAAMLCATMATGAAADEIVKIGHVAPLTGQIAHLGKDNENGARLAVEEINKKGLVINGQKVTLQLDAQDDAADPRTATQVAQKLVDDHVVAVVGHLNSGTTIPASKIYSDAGIVQISPSATNPQYTLQGFKTTFRVVATDAQQGPALANYAAKQLKLKKVAIVDDATAYGQGLANEFEKTAKSLGMQVLSHDATNDKAVDFRAILTKIKGEGPDAIMYGGMDATGGPFAKQAKQLGIKAKILAGDGVCTDQLSTLAGDATDNIVCSEAGKSLEKMGDAGKNFEAKYQKRFGVPIQIYAPFTYDAVYIIVDAMKRANSTDPAKILAAMPSTNYNGVIGNVQFDEHGDLKHGVISLYDYKDGKKTLLSEVNM, encoded by the coding sequence ATGAATATCAAGATGCAAAAGCTGTTGCCGATCACCGCGGCTGCAATGTTGTGCGCGACGATGGCAACGGGTGCCGCGGCAGACGAAATCGTCAAGATCGGTCACGTTGCGCCGCTGACGGGGCAGATCGCTCACCTCGGCAAAGACAACGAAAACGGCGCTCGTCTTGCTGTAGAGGAAATCAACAAGAAAGGTCTCGTGATCAACGGCCAGAAGGTCACGCTGCAACTGGACGCGCAGGACGACGCGGCTGACCCGCGCACGGCGACGCAGGTTGCGCAGAAGCTCGTCGACGACCACGTGGTTGCCGTCGTCGGCCACTTGAACTCCGGCACGACGATCCCGGCTTCGAAGATCTACAGCGATGCGGGCATCGTGCAGATCTCGCCGTCGGCGACGAACCCGCAATATACGCTGCAAGGCTTCAAGACGACGTTCCGCGTCGTGGCGACCGATGCGCAGCAAGGCCCCGCCCTCGCAAACTACGCAGCTAAACAATTGAAGCTGAAGAAGGTCGCGATCGTCGACGACGCCACGGCATACGGCCAAGGTCTCGCGAACGAATTCGAAAAGACGGCGAAGTCGCTCGGTATGCAAGTCCTCTCGCATGACGCGACCAACGACAAGGCTGTCGACTTCCGCGCGATTCTGACGAAGATCAAGGGCGAAGGTCCTGACGCGATCATGTACGGCGGCATGGACGCCACCGGCGGCCCGTTCGCCAAGCAAGCGAAGCAGCTCGGCATCAAGGCGAAGATCCTCGCGGGTGACGGTGTTTGTACCGACCAGCTCTCGACGCTGGCTGGCGATGCGACGGACAACATCGTGTGCTCGGAAGCGGGCAAGTCGCTCGAGAAGATGGGTGATGCGGGCAAAAACTTCGAAGCGAAGTACCAGAAGCGTTTCGGCGTGCCGATCCAGATCTACGCGCCGTTCACGTATGACGCGGTGTACATCATCGTCGACGCGATGAAGCGTGCGAACTCGACCGATCCGGCAAAGATTCTCGCGGCGATGCCGTCGACGAACTACAACGGCGTGATCGGTAACGTGCAGTTCGACGAGCACGGCGATCTGAAGCACGGCGTGATCTCGCTGTACGACTACAAGGACGGCAAGAAGACGCTGCTGAGCGAAGTGAACATGTAA
- a CDS encoding MBL fold metallo-hydrolase yields MKVFVIPVTPFQQNCSLVICEATQRAAIVDPGGDLELIQRAVAEHGASVEKVLLTHGHIDHCAGAKTLATHYGVPIEGPHRDEKFWIDKLPDQSVRFGFPAAQAFEPDRWLDSGDTVQFGEESLDVYYCPGHTPGHVVFVSARHRVAFVGDVLFAGSIGRTDFPRGNHADLIRSIRTQLWPLGDDITFVPGHGPTSTFGEERRTNPYVADGVSA; encoded by the coding sequence ATGAAGGTCTTCGTCATTCCCGTCACGCCGTTTCAGCAGAACTGCTCGCTCGTCATCTGCGAGGCAACGCAGCGCGCGGCCATCGTCGATCCGGGCGGCGATCTCGAGCTGATTCAACGCGCCGTCGCCGAACATGGCGCGAGCGTCGAGAAGGTGTTGCTCACGCATGGCCACATCGATCACTGCGCCGGCGCGAAAACGCTCGCCACGCACTACGGTGTGCCGATCGAGGGCCCGCATCGCGACGAAAAATTCTGGATCGACAAGCTCCCCGATCAAAGCGTGCGGTTCGGCTTTCCGGCCGCTCAGGCATTCGAGCCCGACCGTTGGCTCGACAGCGGCGACACCGTCCAATTCGGCGAAGAATCGCTCGACGTCTACTACTGCCCCGGCCACACGCCCGGCCACGTGGTGTTCGTCAGCGCGCGGCATCGGGTCGCATTCGTCGGCGACGTGCTCTTCGCCGGTTCGATCGGCCGCACCGATTTTCCGCGCGGCAATCACGCCGATCTCATTCGCTCGATCCGAACCCAGCTCTGGCCGCTCGGCGACGACATCACGTTCGTTCCCGGTCATGGCCCGACGTCGACGTTCGGCGAGGAGCGGCGCACGAATCCTTATGTCGCCGACGGGGTAAGCGCATGA
- a CDS encoding NAD(P)H-dependent flavin oxidoreductase, with translation MNTRATSHYATPFAERFGLRLPLVQAPMVGATTPALVVAASNAGALGSLGAGAMAPEKLAAEVAEIRGATSRPFGVNLFVLDPIAPDGAMLRRALDAIDPLRAELGLPPGRAPERYAPALRAQLEQLIALRVPIASFTFGVLEAADVERLKAAGTYVIGTATHVAEGIAWRDAGADAVCAQGAEAGGHRGTFIDADKNPLVGTMALVPQLVDALRIPVLAAGGIMDGRGIAAALALGAQAAQLGTAFLPCAESAIAQDWRKRLAASSDTATSVTRAITGRYARGIRNTLMDRLEAEPARVAPYPVQNALTQELRQAAARADRGDYLSLWAGQGAPLLRGRRPGCGTAELIDALDAEWRAASSRVSRAAQVE, from the coding sequence ATGAACACGCGTGCCACGAGCCATTACGCCACACCGTTCGCCGAACGTTTCGGTCTGCGTTTGCCGCTCGTGCAAGCGCCGATGGTGGGGGCGACGACGCCGGCGCTCGTGGTCGCGGCCAGCAACGCCGGCGCGCTCGGCAGTTTGGGCGCGGGGGCGATGGCGCCGGAGAAGCTCGCGGCCGAGGTGGCCGAGATTCGCGGCGCGACTTCGCGCCCGTTCGGCGTCAACCTGTTCGTATTGGACCCGATCGCGCCCGACGGCGCCATGCTGCGCCGTGCGCTCGATGCGATCGATCCGCTGCGCGCCGAACTCGGTCTGCCGCCGGGCCGCGCGCCCGAGCGCTATGCCCCAGCGCTTCGCGCGCAGCTCGAGCAGCTCATCGCGTTGCGCGTGCCCATCGCGAGCTTCACGTTCGGCGTGCTCGAGGCGGCCGACGTCGAGCGGCTCAAGGCGGCCGGCACCTATGTGATCGGCACGGCGACGCACGTCGCCGAGGGCATCGCCTGGCGCGATGCGGGCGCGGATGCCGTTTGCGCCCAAGGCGCCGAGGCGGGCGGGCATCGCGGCACGTTCATCGATGCCGACAAGAACCCGCTCGTCGGCACGATGGCGCTCGTGCCGCAACTCGTCGACGCACTGCGCATTCCCGTGCTCGCGGCGGGCGGCATCATGGACGGCCGCGGGATCGCCGCGGCGCTCGCGCTGGGTGCGCAGGCCGCGCAGCTCGGCACGGCGTTTCTGCCATGCGCCGAAAGCGCGATCGCGCAGGACTGGAGAAAGCGGCTCGCCGCGAGCAGCGATACCGCGACGTCGGTCACGCGCGCGATCACCGGCCGCTATGCACGCGGCATTCGCAATACGCTGATGGACCGTCTCGAGGCTGAGCCCGCCCGCGTGGCGCCGTATCCCGTGCAAAACGCGCTGACGCAGGAGCTGCGTCAAGCGGCCGCGCGCGCCGACCGCGGCGATTACCTGTCGCTGTGGGCGGGGCAGGGCGCGCCGCTTCTGCGCGGCCGTCGCCCGGGCTGCGGCACGGCCGAACTCATCGACGCGCTCGATGCGGAATGGCGAGCCGCTTCGAGTCGGGTTTCACGCGCGGCGCAAGTGGAATAA
- a CDS encoding NAD(P)/FAD-dependent oxidoreductase — protein MDEIECVVIGAGVVGLAIARALAERGREVIVLEESEAIGTGTSSRNSEVIHAGLYYPRGSMKATLCVRGREMLYEYCAARGVPHQRCGKLLVATARNQVPQLAAIEARGKENGVLDLIRLTGADARELEPALQCEAAVFSPQTGIVDSHQLLLALQGDAERGGAVCAFHSPVQSVEARAGRFTVTVGGETPTTLSAACVINSAGLHANALARKIRGLDARHVPPLYLARGNYFGISGRAPFSRLIYPMPNDAGLGVHLTLDLGGQARFGPDVEWVDTINYDVDPRRAESFYAAIREYWPELPDDALQPAYAGIRPKLSGPGESAADFVIQGPAAHGVRGLVNLFGIESPGLTASLAIAQRVRELVGRA, from the coding sequence ATGGATGAGATCGAATGTGTAGTGATCGGCGCGGGCGTGGTCGGTCTGGCGATCGCACGCGCGCTCGCTGAGCGAGGCCGCGAAGTGATCGTGCTCGAAGAGAGCGAAGCGATCGGCACCGGCACGAGTTCGCGCAATAGCGAAGTCATACATGCGGGGCTCTACTATCCGCGCGGCTCGATGAAAGCAACGCTTTGCGTGCGCGGCCGCGAAATGCTTTATGAATACTGCGCCGCGCGCGGCGTCCCGCATCAGCGCTGCGGCAAGCTGCTCGTCGCGACGGCGCGCAACCAGGTGCCGCAGCTCGCGGCCATCGAGGCGCGCGGCAAAGAGAACGGCGTGCTCGATCTGATTCGGCTCACCGGTGCGGACGCGCGGGAACTCGAGCCGGCATTGCAATGCGAAGCGGCCGTGTTTTCGCCGCAGACGGGTATCGTGGACAGCCATCAATTGCTGCTCGCGTTGCAAGGCGATGCTGAGCGCGGCGGCGCGGTATGCGCGTTTCATTCGCCGGTGCAGTCGGTCGAGGCGAGGGCCGGGCGTTTCACGGTGACGGTCGGAGGCGAAACGCCGACGACGCTATCGGCCGCTTGCGTCATCAACAGCGCCGGCTTGCACGCGAATGCGCTGGCCCGCAAGATTCGCGGCCTCGATGCGCGGCACGTCCCGCCGCTCTATCTCGCGCGCGGCAACTACTTCGGCATTTCGGGCCGGGCGCCGTTTTCGCGCCTGATCTATCCGATGCCGAACGACGCCGGCCTCGGCGTGCATTTGACGCTCGACCTTGGCGGCCAGGCGCGTTTCGGTCCCGACGTCGAATGGGTCGACACGATCAATTACGACGTCGATCCCCGCCGCGCCGAATCGTTCTATGCCGCCATCCGCGAATATTGGCCCGAGCTGCCCGACGACGCGCTGCAGCCGGCCTATGCGGGGATTCGCCCGAAGTTGTCGGGGCCGGGCGAGAGCGCGGCCGACTTCGTGATCCAAGGTCCGGCCGCGCATGGGGTGCGGGGGCTCGTCAACCTGTTCGGCATCGAATCGCCGGGGCTGACGGCTTCGCTGGCGATCGCGCAGCGGGTCCGCGAACTCGTCGGGCGGGCGTGA
- a CDS encoding high-potential iron-sulfur protein codes for MKSSRRTFLITSLGAVSALALASREALADAPHVAENDPTAVALGYKMDATKVDKTKQPKYAAGEKCSNCQFFQGTATSAFAPCPMFGGKQVANGGWCSAYSKKA; via the coding sequence ATGAAATCGTCCCGTCGCACGTTTTTGATCACGAGTCTGGGCGCCGTTTCCGCGCTCGCGCTGGCTTCGCGCGAAGCACTGGCCGACGCGCCGCATGTCGCGGAAAACGATCCGACCGCCGTCGCGCTCGGCTACAAGATGGACGCGACCAAGGTCGACAAGACGAAGCAACCGAAGTACGCCGCGGGCGAGAAGTGCAGCAACTGCCAATTCTTCCAAGGCACGGCTACCTCGGCGTTCGCGCCGTGCCCGATGTTCGGCGGCAAGCAAGTGGCGAACGGCGGCTGGTGCAGCGCCTATTCGAAGAAGGCCTGA